AACAACCCCTGCAGGCTTTTATGCTTCTTAGAAGGGATTTAAACTCACAGTTGGTAGTGCAGATCTTACGTATCAGTCCAGTTGCTTACTTTCAATTAGCCTATTACCAAAAGACACCCGCTGTCTAAAGAGCACGAAAAATTGTAAAGATGAAATATCGATTGTCGGCAGATAACTAGCAATCGGGGAACGCAAaagtacatatttatataactaattGGTATATGGTTATgaatagaaataaaatagtTAGTTGCAGCAACTTTATTGGTTCTGTCTGTCTCTTGGGAAAGTTTTAGCTATGAGAAGTTGCCAAACAAGAATTGCAAATGCATACTTGTGAAACTGATGCACAGGATTCATGCAAGCAATGCAAGGCTTTAGATGGCAACAATTGGCAATTTcacattaaaaacataaattgcAAGATGTACCGGGATATTCAAATGATCAGTGGATTTTCATATACTTAACAATCTTCCTTTTTATTCTTCCTTGACATTGGTTTGTAAATGATTTATAATTCTATTCTAGTGATTGAGAGCTTTCCGACACGCTAACAACAAGTTGCGGTTTGATTATCTGGAAACCCATAGGTATACCCTAAGTGCCCCTTTCTGCCAACAAATTAAGTTGCAGCTCTCGTGTAAAGCACTTGAATTGATAACTGATATCCCGTGTGGCAGCTCCCTCCCCTCTCTCATGAGCTGGTCTCCTCTCTCATGAGCTGGTCTCCTCTCTCATGAGCCGGTCTCCTCTCTCATGATCTTGTCCCCTCTTTAATATTGGGTATTGGCATATCCATTTCTCTGAGCCCACCAGCGAGCTCCAAGACCAGCCAAGACTGTTTTATGTGCTAACAGAGTTATAAATTGATCTCTTCAGTATTGCTGCTGGCCTTGACCAAACTAGTGAGCAGTTTATGTTTCTGCTAAGCAACCATTGTTCAAAAACCATGTCTTCGATCTGACAAACTAAATAAAAGATGATTAAGACTAAGTTCCAAAAGATTTGTTGTTGGAAATATAGCATTCCACCCCTCATGATATTATGGTCACCGCTTAATTCTTTAGCCAAATACCAcattaaaatgtagcaattgGTTTTAGGTATGGCTCTCATCTATCTCTATGCCCATGTCTATGtctctatgtctatgtaaaACAATAACTTGAATGAAGCACAGCactcagtaataataatgctacaaaaaaaTGTTCTACTTTTTTACGGTATTCTTGTTGCAAAATAATCACATGATCTTAAAACTGCAACTGGTAACAGTTTATTGTACACAATTTTTAGTATTCTAAGAAACTGACTTATGTAAAGATACTGAATGATTTGTAGCTAAAGCCCGCTTTTCATAATTTGCTTAAAAAGTCACACATTGCATGCTACATAGCACGAGTATTAGTCAGACATTGTACCATATTCACACACAATACTTGTAGTATATCTACACACAATACCTGTAGTATATCTACACACAATACCTGTAGTATATCTACACACAATACCTGTAGTATATCTACACACAATACCTGTAGTATATCTACACACAATACCTATGGTACATCTACACACATAAACTGTAGTATATCTACACACAATACCTGTGGTATATCTACACACAATACTATGATATATCTACACACTATACCTGTAGTATATCTACACACAATACCTATAGTATATTTACACAGACTACCTAAAGTATATCTACACACAATACCTATGGTATATCTACACACGATACTTGTAGTATATCTACACACAATTCCTATAGTATATGTACACACAATACATGTGGTATATCTACACACATAATCTGTAGTATATCTACACACAATACATGTGGCATTTTTACACACAATACCTGTGATATATTTACACACAATACCTGTGGTGTATCTACACAACACACAATACCTGTGATATATCTACACACAATACGTATGGTACATCTACACACAATACCTGCGGTATATCTACACACAATACCTGTGGTATATCCACACTCCTACCTTCAGCTTTTTGTCAATAAGTTTCGTCTTCAGATCGAGCTCTGCCTGAACTGCGCCCTCATTTAACTTTCGCTGCTGGTAGGCTGTTTGTGACAACTCATTTCTCGTGTCTTGCAATTGTCGGATCTCTGGAAAGAACACCAAACTGTTAGTTTTTGTCTCTTACATAGTTGCTATATTTTTCTTAAGTATTATGGCAAACTCTTAGCTTTTATTCTGCTATAAATTCATCATATATATCTGTGAGTTTGGCAGATAATCAACatgatattttattgaaaaaatctctttataaaatttttatgttttgaaagtttttaaaaaatatgtagGCTACCCATTGAATGGTTCTACATTCTATCTAAGATTTACAGAGAGAGCGTCTAATATTCGAGATATGCACATGTAGGTAAGGAAGTATGTTACCTTCTCTGTTCTTGAGTCCTAGGTGGGCTCTCTGCAATGTCAAATCTGCACTCAATCTCCTCTTTTCAGTAATCGCTGTTTTAGCATTGACATCTCCTTTGCTAAAGTTTACAAGAGATTCACTTAATAATCCGTAGAACGTATTTGCAGTTAGTTTATAGGTTTACCGCAACCAATTGTCTTGTAGTCTGCACCTGGTAAACCAGAGTTTAACCATATTTCTATCTATGGACGGCTTcctatattttttatgtttcttATGTATTTGCTATTGGTGTAGCTTTCATTAAGTGCATTGACCATGCTATGAATTCTCTGGTGTAATCTGCAGTCAAAGAGACCCGAATAAATGGCGACATGATGTTTCTCATGCCGAGGGTGTGTTGTAGAGTTGAACCTATTCTGTGAGAAAAAATGGATAATACCGTTGTACGTATTTCAATATTACTCGATAGATGTCCCCGCTATTCATCAGACTGGTAAAGTTCCAGAGCCAGATCGACGTGATTCTATGCACGGAATGCATCGGTGATTCATCAATCGACCTTGTTCTTTGAAGTGCCTTAGTCGAAGAGCTATAGTATGCCGATCAACCATTCTTCAATGTGTTGACTAATTGCCATACATCGAATGAATCGAAGTTTTAACATGTCATTGCCTGACGTCAACTTAGTGATCAATTATTGACAATATTTCTATGTCTATGGTAGTTGATGGCATCTATAGGTTGCTTTATATACAAGTCATAAAGCGTCACGCAATCCACATAAACATCATAgcatcttttaaattttttgcgaACTGGCTTGCCCATGGCTATGCATTAGTCTAACAAAACAGCCAAAAAGTCAAAATTTGTTCGACTAGTGCTGATGCTTCTCCGGGAGTGTTAAATCTGACATTCCTGTTTTTGGTATAAAATGTGCTCTTTTAACTGATACATATTTTACCTCTAGTCTGAGGTACTGAGGTGTGTATTTTGTTACCTCATAAGCAAAAGAGATGAAGCACTGGCAGTCAGTCGTTGCTGCTGTTTGTATGAGCAATATTCTTGGAATTTGCAGTAAATAGCTCTGAGATTGCATGTATTATGTTGCACTATCTTAGAAATGCTGAATGGAGGTGGGTTTATGCTGGTTCAAGCAACTGAAATGTGACAGAAACTGTCAGAGAAAGCAAATGAATCGGTTTTAGAGTTTTATTAATGTTGCCCTCTATGAACAAGGGCTCAGCTGAGGAATAGAACTCATAAAAAATGTTACCTAATCAATTATTTTATCCTCAAAGAAACTCTTTCAATTAAACATATCGACTGCGTTGCAGGATCTGTAAAATCTAAGGCCCTTTCTTCAGCGCGTACAACTAGAGATGTCTATTGTAACCGAACTCCATCAAACTAAATCTTTTACTCTGAACAACTTTCTGGTGGAAGAGATTTAAAGTACAATAGGCTGTTAGTGATTCCATTAGTCTAATTTCTATTGTAGCTGAGAGTAGACAGGACTACACTGGCTTACCTAGCCTGTGAGCCTATGACACTGGCTCACTTAGCCTTTGAGCCAGTGTAATGACAATATATAGAGTATTAATCTTGCCTATAATCAGACATCATGATACACTGAGACATACTAAAGCAATGATTAGACAGACGTGACAGACAGCAACGCTTTCAACTTGCTAAAAATAACACACGGTTATTTATCTCAAAAATAGTTGATGAATTCCCGTAGCTCTCTCAGCGCTGCTGGCATGtttaaatgctttttaaaatcaaaattcagTGATTTTATTGTAAAACCCAGTTAATACCTTTGAAAGAAGCAATTGAATGTTTATCGTTGCTGGAAAGGTGAGAATCTAAAGGTTGTCCTGGCATGTTAGTCGAGAAGATTCAATGAAACTTCATTTGAAATTGTCTCTCCTTGAAAGCGACCTTGTATACATTCAGCATAATTCACAAAATCAAGATAATCAGCTACAGGCAGCTGTTTGGTATTAATATGCTATGTAGTAGTTGTCATCAGATGACTGTCATATATGTACCTACCTCAGCTTCTTGTCAAGAGACCTGTTTGTTTCAAGGTCACTTCTTATTCTCTTAGCCGTTTCCTTGTAGGTCTCCCTGAATGAATTTGTAAAATAGTTTTATCAGCTTTTATAACTATCAATTATCTATAAACAGCCAGAACTACCAGCTTATAAACTCATGTTAGTTTAACCAAAAGAGCTATGTAGACTGGTGCAATAGGGTTAGTAGGCCCTCCTGGCATTCCTGGTTCTTCTGAGTTGTACAAACACTATTAATAGTAGGAGTTTACATACAGTAGTTGCTTTACAGAATATGCTTGCAGATTATAACTTACCATCATCAACTGATCTAcctaatttattaattatttaaactTCTATACAGAAAACAGATTAGTGATgactttattaatatattaataaacagTCGAGTTATTTTGACTGAAATGCATGTGTCGGCTCAGTTGGCAAGAGAGACCATAAAAAGGCAGCATGTAATATATCTGACTCACTCGTGTGACTTTCCTTTAAACTCTCTCCCTTTACTTGCCTCCATGTTCAGTTTTATAGCATAGTCTGCCAGTTTCTTCTTCAACTCAAACTGTTCACTCTGCAGATTGCAAATAATTACTCATTTAGAGACATAATAACTTATTTTTACTCTGGTACAGAAATCAAGTatctttaattattttgcagATGGGATATTCGTTGTTAGGCTGAAATTCTtagtttgtatattttttattgaaCAGAACAAACATGGGCCTCGCTATCTGAACTTCGTTAAATTTTTTAGTCAGACTATAACCTATGAACTTGTGATTTAACAAAACATTCTAATGTGTAAAACTTTTCCAATAAACTCTTTTaagcattatatatatttttatatcattacaTCTGATAGGTAGTGAATGGCTAAACAGAAAAAACCGTAAAACAATATAggcctattatatatatataatagtctagttatatatatatatatatatatatatatatatatatatatatatatatatatatatatatatatatatatgttattgcATTCTCAAATAGAGTTGGTTGGCTGAATAAATCTGTTAAATTCTCTAATGAAAATTATATGGAATCACTGTTTGTATTTGTCCCCCAAACTACCGGCTTTGGATCGGTGATGAATGATAAGAGCAAAACCTTTGTCTGGTAAtaaatacgtatgtatgtggttgaatagaaaaaatatatatattgagtatataacatattatgtataatacattatatatttaatatatataatgtatattaaatatatattatatattataatatataatattataatatatataatatattatatataacatattatatatgatatattataaaggctatattaaatatatataatatattttatataatatagtatattatatatgtagttgaacataaaaaaaaatatatataatatattatgtatataacatattatgtaTGATCTATTATATATCtagtattataacatattatatatttaaaatatataatatattatatatattagatacatataatatgttacataacatattatatattatatatattagatatatatataatatattatacataagatattatttatatataatataaagagtATTTGGCTGTTACATGTAGTCAAACCGTTATAAATTTATCTCAAACATATAAATGGGCTCCCATCAGGTGATAACTTGAGAATAATAAGTTCTCAAGTTAACACCTGATGAGTTTGtgtttaaaacaaatttgtagtgaATAGACTAAGAGCTAATGAGTAGCAGAATTAGGTCATGAATTAGGTCATTCAACTACTCAGCCACAAAAGGGCTGGAGACACTAACTATATCAAAACCCTTGCACTTTAAGGACCTTGAGCTAAATAGTATGTCTAATATTATATGGTTTGTCATTTATccacaaatataaaataaattaaagaaGAGGAGATACTTTTGAACCAGTTTATAAGTTGTAGTCAATATAGATGGAGTTTTTATGGTGgtatctacatatataataataataatagtgtataatagatctatatctataaaaatactTCAATATCTCTAACATTAAGACTTTTGGGAACACTTTTCAGTTTTAAGACAAAATGATTgaataattttaatgttttcattAACTAAGAATAAAGCTTTTTCAATCAAATGCATTAAAAAATCAATACAATTTAGCTTGATAgacttttgttaaatatttactgATTTCCTTTTGTCTATTAACAAACAGAaaagaaatttacaatttcaactgCATTTACAAGTGTTTCCTAGCTTAGTATCAATTAGCTTGGCCCTTTTTATACCAGAGTATCGCGTGAAGTTATAAAgggtatcatattattatattaattatataatacatcCCCAACAAAGAATCACTTCTTTTTTTGACCTCACATAGAAATGGTGTATGTAACCATGGACACCTCTCTCACAGCAGGATATTACGTTATTATGTCTAGAGAAAAGATTATACTAAGGTAATAATATAACAGAAGTATAGAGAGTAATTAAAGCTTGTGTTTACACTCAATTACACTTTGTCATTCAAATCAAGGggattaatttttataacaatCCTTTGTGAACAGTGATTAATGCGTAATAGACGTCTGACTTTGTGTTTGAGAATAGAGACGTTTATTGGATATATTCATGTGAATTACATCTCTATGCTTAATAGGCAATATCCCGTTTAAGCACATTTTAGTTAAGAAAAATGATATAGCACCTATGTGGTGTTCTGCTGAGGTGACACCTAGGTGGTGTTCTGCTGAGGTGACACCTAGGTGGTGTTCTGCTGAGGTGACACCTAGGTGGTGTTCTGCTGAAGTGACACCTAGGTGGTGTTCTAGTGAGTTAACCCATCATTCCATTTATAAGACTTGTTataaatagtaaattttataaatgaCAGGATGTATCCCCTGCAAGTTTAGCTAAGGGTAATTTCAAGTTTATGACATcaaatttatctttaatttCTTACCCATTGCTATACAAATGAAGACAACTGATAATATTGTGTTATCAGGTAAAAACTCTTGCGATGGAGTTTTGATCTAAAATTTGATCAAATTTTAGATCAAATTTTAGCGCAGATTTATATTATCAAGTAGCAGATCAAAACATCATCCGGTGTTAATTTAGCATCGGAACAGCCTACTCATTAAGTGAAATCTTTGCAAGGTGATGACCATGTTACAGAGCTATCCTCTGATTGGTTGGTTGTCATAAAACTCTTGCTAAAAACTCTAATTCACGAAAAAACTGCTTTCAGAAAACTCTGATCAACAACTACAAATATGTATTAGCTATGAGTCAGCAGCTGAATATTACTGTCAGGAGAATAAAAACACCTAATCATAAAAACTTTACATGTAATGAGGTAGGGTCAAGTGGGGTAAGTACACCATCGAAAAAGGGTAATTCAATTTCACAGTCTTACTGCTTTGCTTTAACTAAATATTTGAATCTAATATTTGTCATTGTGAAACTCCAGAATGTTCTGAGCAAGAATATCAGCACTAGAAAACTGTTAATTAAATATCATTGCTTGATACGAAGCGCTAAAAAATGTATGTCTAGGTGGTGCAGTTACCCCATATACAGGGGTAAGCGCACCACCTAGCCTTCTTTGCCATTGTTATGCATTGGTTGATAAACAGAGGCAAATGCACCAAATTGCTGatattgaaattatataaaattcaatagagatgaaataaaaagtttttttgagtTTGTACCGCACCACCTAAATATTGATCGTAttgaacattaaaattttaaaaattagcaattcTATACCATTGCAATTCAAGTGACCAGTTTTACTCAAGTGAACCACAAATTTGACATAGACTAACTCAAAAGtataataaaacagactatagaGATTGGAAAACTTAAAATGAGATTGAACTGTCTCTTTTGATGGAGAACTACATGTTTGCCGGGTGGTGCACTTGCCCTGCCCTTGTTATATATTAAGGTGCACATAGGTTAATGTTAATGTGTACTACATAGGTGCACTTGCCCCTGTCTCTAAAATTATCAGGGGCAAGTGCACCACCCCAgttgaaataatacaaaattatttgtttagattaaaacaagaaaaaaagtaTTCTATGGATAGACACCAGTTACACTCAATAGTTAGCCAAAACAAATATCCACTAaaatgaaagttataaaattatcagtGAACAGCTCTAAATTTAAATCCCACTACTTAAATAGTGCATTTACGTTTTTATTGCTCACttcacaaaaaaattgaaatccagAATGCAGGGACTATAGCTTCCTGTGGAGGATCATGGGTAATAGTCCTGCAACTCATAGACAGCTATGCAGGGATTGGCTGATAAAATATCAACAGCTGGTGCACTTGCCCCAATTGTGCACTTACCCCACTTGactatatgttatatttatagCCGACTCCTTCTCTATGCTGTGAGTGGAAATGGCAGTCATGATGCAGTCATTGGCACATCTACTATCTTATACTTAGCAGAATTAAATTTATAGTCGATGAACtaattgataaaaactaaatacaGTTTCTCAGGCTATAATATTTGTCTTTCATAAATACCTCTTTAGTCCTCAGTTTGCTTTCAAATTCAGAAACTAGTCTATTATGCTCCACTTGTTTTAGCTCGAGTTCATCCAAGGTAGTCCGATATTTCCTAGCCAAGTCCGTCCTGCATAATGATGTTATGGCTAAATTTTATGGCTCAGAGCCTACACTCACTATAGCAGCAATATTTTTGTGGAAACacattttacaaacatcttTGTGCAGTTTAGAACAAACTTGTTGCCCCTTCTCAGGTTATGTTGTTTGAGATTTATGTAGGTGATTTGGCCACGATATTGTGGTAAAGGAACCCCAACTGAATAGCGAAAAGTAAATTAtctacttttgtcagaccatggGAAATTGTTCATGAGTAAACTATCATTCATGACTACTCATCAAACAATAATTCATAcaaacaatagcgcaatcttcAGTAAGAATGAAAAGAGAACATAACTCCAATATTTGATGAACAATAACTCTAGACCAACTCACTCAGTTTTTTGTCTGACTATTGTTATGAACTATAGCTACAGTTGTTCCTTAATTCTTCTTTCAGCGATATTCTGTATTTCTAGTATCAAACAACACAATAGTATTGAAACTGTTACTGTAACTGCTGGATCCTTGGTAAAACTACCTGAGAGGCCattacagtatattataatttaagaCGCCATATGTGAGCTTACATTTATTAACGTCTGCTGAAAGCTAGCAAATAACAATTATGCTTACTTCTGAAGTTCTATCTTACGTCCTTGATCCTTGTTTTGTTGAAGGTTTTCTTCATTGAGGTTGGCTCGTTCCTTGATTGTGTCCACTTTACTGTGAAGATGCGCCTGCTCTAATTTTGTGTATTTCTCCATCCCTTTGTTGAAGGACTGGTCGACCGCAAGGCGATCTTTCTGAATTGCTAAAACAATTCGACAttaatgaaaaatatgtttacgAATTTACAATTTGCATACAAATTATAGTTTGAAGAATTGAAATTTTTAAGATAACAACCAAAAGAGTGCAGCAAGAGCAATAAcaaattaattacatgtatatattgtaaaaatcattaaacaCTTTGAATGGAATAAAATGAAATTGATAAGcagtttttaacaaaataactTTACCTTTTGTTATCAATCTACAGCATAAAACGAATGTGATActcaacaaaaaagaaaaaggttTCATAGTTAATGATGATTGATTAACTGACCCGAGCTATAATTATTCTGTGTTGTATTTAATATCTCAAGAAAAACCAACTCTtgctttcaatatttattcGAACTAGCAACCATATGACTTACTGTTTTCATAATCTCGGAGGGTGTGTCTGACAGCATATCTTTTCTTTAAAATGTCACCTTCAGTTCGTTTCAACTCTCTTTCCTCCTGCTTATGCTGCCACATGTGATCCTTTAAACAGCAAAAATTTTGTGACCGcttaagtagatatacatgtacactattATGAAGGTTTATGATTATTCTTGCCTACAGTGCTCACCGTTGCTTTCAATACAAAGACCAgtttttaggagttgtctttacCTATTCAAGATATGTTTTTAACCACATCTGCAGTTCATGTCGGTCTTGATTATAACTGATGCAGCATGATATTTTTATGCCTACATGCAGTTGTGACAATAAGAATCATATCTCTTGTTGCGCTGACCGATCTTTGCAATTGTTATGCGTAACTTTAATACACAAAATTATTGTAGAAAAGTTATTATGAAATTGTAGTAATGAAGGTTGCTAATAAGGTTTTTTTAATCTTGGCGACTAGCAGAATATAAGCCTAATACAGGATACGAGCAGAATACAacaataagtaataaaatttctacatttaacatttattttttctacgACACTTTTTTATGATAAAGTAGTATAATGTTACTAGTGTTGCTCTCACCTCAATAACCTTGATGCGTTTTTCATAGTCTTTCTTCTCTTGCTCAGACCTGAGTACCACACTGATTGAATCTAGTGGTTTTGTAATCTCACTTTGTGAATTGGGCCGCGGCGTTCCAGCACGTTTTGCTTGTTTTTCAGCGACATCATATGGATGATTAAATCTCTGAGAGTCTAGGAAGCCGTCAGTGCCACATTTTCTTTCCTGCTCTCTGTAAATCACAGAAAAAAATTAGAAGATGAAGTAAAAAATAGCCATACCTACACAATTGTAAAGTCCTTGtattaaaaatttgcaaaaagtcAAATTTAGAATACTCCCAGGTGCAGCACAACTTTAGTAATTGATAATATGATGTTTAGGGCTACCTGTACTCTGTGTGTAAAGGCAATGAGATATCAATATACTTCAAATGCTGAGAATAAGCTGTTTTCAACAATATAAATAGAAAATTCAAAAGCTTGTGCAGAAAAAAGTATTTTCCATAAACTATGAAGAATTACAAAATATGATACCGCAGTACAAAAGCTGAT
The genomic region above belongs to Watersipora subatra chromosome 1, tzWatSuba1.1, whole genome shotgun sequence and contains:
- the LOC137406936 gene encoding calponin homology domain-containing protein DDB_G0272472-like, which gives rise to MVITDVPFDARERAKKSRYSLIRQPDSALPGALSEEEEEASRSKEYATFLKEQERKCGTDGFLDSQRFNHPYDVAEKQAKRAGTPRPNSQSEITKPLDSISVVLRSEQEKKDYEKRIKVIEDHMWQHKQEERELKRTEGDILKKRYAVRHTLRDYENTIQKDRLAVDQSFNKGMEKYTKLEQAHLHSKVDTIKERANLNEENLQQNKDQGRKIELQKTDLARKYRTTLDELELKQVEHNRLVSEFESKLRTKESEQFELKKKLADYAIKLNMEASKGREFKGKSHEETYKETAKRIRSDLETNRSLDKKLSKGDVNAKTAITEKRRLSADLTLQRAHLGLKNREEIRQLQDTRNELSQTAYQQRKLNEGAVQAELDLKTKLIDKKLKVHEARKTQLMHHALTSRKEKSELQEKAFAEKFQRRFADMAKREHEDHLKHFQRMVVKGEEEETRLYNKVREAEYARQKQEQQVKRLQLKQQQIKNKNSQEMKKRLTTIVSMEKEQEQKILREQGVLDKLHAEREESYEKLQKHREMLKRDQHNLEKHDKEHARLQKIAAKSNTVTDVYS